From the genome of Colwellia psychrerythraea 34H, one region includes:
- a CDS encoding YceI family protein — protein MKKTLITTTLATTLLASSLFAAIAPNTALAADYKVDVKGAHAFVQFKIKHLGYSWLLGRFNTFDGDFSYDDKSPNSAKINIEIDTKSIDSNHAERDKHLKSEDFLNVSSFPKATFVSNNIKFSDDENAIVTGEFTLKGVTKTISFPVVKIGEGQDPWGGYRAGFSGTTSFKLADYGITYNLGPASTQVEMALHIEGVRI, from the coding sequence ATGAAAAAGACATTAATTACCACCACACTAGCAACCACGTTATTAGCAAGCTCATTATTTGCCGCTATAGCGCCAAACACAGCACTTGCCGCCGATTATAAAGTCGACGTGAAAGGTGCACATGCCTTTGTACAATTTAAAATTAAGCATCTTGGGTATAGCTGGTTATTAGGTCGTTTTAATACCTTTGATGGCGATTTTTCTTATGATGACAAGTCACCTAACAGTGCAAAAATTAATATCGAAATAGATACTAAAAGTATTGACTCGAATCATGCAGAACGTGATAAGCATCTTAAAAGCGAAGACTTCTTAAACGTTAGCAGCTTCCCAAAAGCAACTTTTGTTAGTAATAATATTAAATTTAGTGACGATGAAAACGCGATTGTTACAGGTGAATTTACCTTGAAAGGCGTGACTAAGACTATTTCATTTCCCGTTGTAAAAATTGGTGAAGGGCAAGATCCTTGGGGCGGCTATCGTGCTGGTTTCTCTGGTACTACTAGCTTTAAATTAGCCGATTATGGTATTACCTATAATTTAGGTCCAGCCTCAACGCAGGTTGAAATGGCATTACATATTGAAGGCGTAAGAATCTAG
- a CDS encoding cytochrome b produces MSNSILKNTENSYGLIAIMFHWLMAISIFSLFGLGLYMVELTYYDAWYKGSLDLHKNIGMTLFVALMLRIVWRVVNVTPKNADRSASEIEVKAAHYAHLALYGLMVVLMISGYLISTADGRAIDVFGLLSIPALPIDFANQEDIAGIIHEVLAWILILLSAGHALAAFKHHFINKNDTLVRMVKVLPRK; encoded by the coding sequence ATGAGTAATAGCATATTAAAGAATACTGAAAACAGCTATGGCCTTATTGCCATTATGTTTCATTGGCTTATGGCAATAAGCATCTTTTCCTTATTTGGCTTAGGTCTTTATATGGTTGAACTAACTTACTACGATGCTTGGTACAAAGGTTCGTTAGATTTACATAAGAATATTGGTATGACGCTTTTCGTCGCATTGATGCTAAGAATCGTTTGGCGTGTGGTTAATGTTACGCCAAAAAATGCTGATAGATCTGCAAGTGAAATTGAAGTTAAAGCGGCCCATTATGCGCATTTAGCACTTTATGGCTTGATGGTAGTGTTGATGATAAGTGGCTATTTAATCTCAACGGCAGATGGCAGAGCGATTGATGTTTTCGGTTTACTATCGATACCAGCATTGCCAATAGATTTTGCTAACCAAGAAGATATTGCAGGTATTATTCATGAAGTTTTAGCATGGATCTTAATTTTACTCAGTGCTGGTCATGCACTTGCCGCATTTAAACATCACTTTATTAATAAAAATGATACCTTAGTACGGATGGTCAAAGTACTACCTAGAAAATAA
- a CDS encoding LysR family transcriptional regulator, whose amino-acid sequence MKETSWDDYKIAYQVALDGSLSRAGVSLRINHATVLRRINQLEQALEVKLFIRHQRGYKLTDAGCVLMDEMPEMLAKFSSLENKLQNVEGDISGELRITTVSSFSPVITPALKAFRAKYPKIRLKLISTDDIVPLDSGAAHVSLRAGPSPVGVDLVVKNLIKLETAYHATQDYIDEFGQPKTINEFNDHQWVLPTPEKYRIPFVNYIVDKIDKNRIVFQSNNFSDIHDAVIAGMGIGPLSDHQASLNPSMVKIDLDIPKNGESIWFVYHKDLKHSARIQSFYHFLKAALSDIEQEHLRISDSKTNKD is encoded by the coding sequence ATGAAAGAGACTTCATGGGATGATTATAAAATAGCGTATCAAGTCGCACTTGATGGTAGCTTAAGTAGAGCAGGCGTATCATTACGAATAAACCATGCCACCGTATTAAGACGCATCAATCAATTAGAGCAAGCGCTTGAAGTGAAACTATTTATTCGCCACCAACGAGGTTATAAGCTTACCGATGCTGGTTGTGTTTTAATGGATGAAATGCCCGAGATGCTGGCAAAATTTTCTAGTTTAGAAAATAAACTACAAAATGTAGAGGGTGATATTAGTGGCGAACTCAGGATCACCACAGTAAGTTCATTCTCTCCTGTGATCACACCCGCATTAAAAGCATTTCGAGCTAAGTACCCAAAAATCCGCCTTAAACTTATCTCTACAGATGATATTGTACCGCTCGATTCAGGTGCTGCGCATGTCTCCTTAAGAGCAGGTCCAAGCCCTGTTGGTGTTGACCTGGTCGTTAAAAATCTAATTAAACTAGAGACGGCCTATCATGCGACACAAGATTACATCGATGAATTTGGTCAGCCTAAAACTATCAATGAGTTTAACGATCACCAATGGGTATTACCAACACCTGAGAAATACCGCATCCCTTTTGTTAATTACATTGTTGATAAAATAGATAAAAACAGAATAGTTTTTCAAAGTAACAACTTTTCTGATATTCACGACGCGGTTATCGCAGGTATGGGCATTGGTCCTTTAAGCGATCACCAAGCAAGCCTAAATCCATCTATGGTTAAAATCGACTTAGACATTCCCAAAAACGGTGAGTCTATCTGGTTCGTTTATCATAAAGATTTAAAGCATAGCGCCCGCATTCAAAGTTTTTATCACTTTTTAAAAGCCGCGCTATCAGATATTGAACAAGAACACTTGCGCATTTCAGATAGCAAGACTAATAAAGACTAA
- a CDS encoding MFS transporter — protein MEKVTAEKAIPLIAEQGNKWHSPFVFLAIASIVMSVTFAGWMAMLNNFVIEQAAFTGAEIGMLQSLREIPGFLAFTAIFVLLVFTEQVFALISLCLLSIGVAVTGLFPSIYGLYATTVLMSIGFHYYETLNTSLSLQWFKKDEAAEKLGQLMSIKSAASLTCYALIWLGFSVFATSYQVMYLFFGLSGLLLTLWLAFSMPKFVMDHPQHKKIILRKRYSLYYLLTFLAGARRQIFVVFAGFLMVEKFGYSVQEITVLYMINHVINFFLAPKIGLWIAKVGERKALTLEYLGLITIFVGYALVESANVAAVLYVVDHLFFAMAIALKTYFQKIADPKDIASSAGVSFSINHIAAVVIPATFGLIWLYDHTLVFYAGAFIALLSLAASRFVNTDKYSPSNVSD, from the coding sequence ATGGAAAAAGTAACCGCAGAAAAAGCAATTCCACTTATAGCAGAGCAGGGTAATAAGTGGCATAGTCCCTTTGTTTTCTTAGCTATTGCTAGCATTGTAATGTCAGTTACTTTTGCTGGTTGGATGGCTATGCTCAATAATTTTGTTATTGAACAAGCTGCGTTTACGGGGGCTGAAATAGGCATGTTACAGTCTTTAAGAGAAATTCCCGGTTTCTTAGCATTTACCGCAATTTTTGTTTTATTGGTGTTTACCGAACAAGTATTTGCGTTGATTTCTTTGTGTCTATTATCCATAGGGGTTGCGGTTACAGGACTCTTCCCCAGTATTTACGGCCTTTATGCAACTACTGTATTGATGTCGATTGGTTTTCACTATTACGAAACCTTGAATACCTCATTAAGCTTACAGTGGTTTAAAAAAGATGAGGCTGCGGAAAAGCTTGGTCAATTAATGTCAATAAAATCTGCTGCTTCACTGACTTGTTACGCCTTGATTTGGTTGGGCTTCAGTGTTTTTGCTACTAGTTATCAAGTGATGTACCTATTTTTTGGTTTGAGTGGTTTATTACTGACGTTATGGTTGGCATTCTCTATGCCTAAGTTTGTAATGGATCATCCACAGCATAAAAAAATAATTTTAAGAAAACGTTATAGCTTGTATTACTTGCTGACTTTTTTAGCGGGCGCGCGCAGGCAGATATTTGTTGTTTTTGCTGGTTTTCTTATGGTTGAAAAGTTTGGCTACAGTGTTCAGGAAATTACAGTTTTGTATATGATTAACCATGTAATTAACTTCTTTTTAGCACCGAAAATAGGCCTTTGGATTGCAAAAGTAGGAGAGCGTAAAGCGCTGACTCTTGAGTATTTAGGCCTAATTACTATCTTTGTTGGTTATGCGCTGGTTGAATCTGCCAATGTGGCTGCTGTGCTTTACGTAGTAGACCACTTGTTTTTCGCAATGGCTATTGCTTTAAAAACTTACTTTCAAAAAATAGCAGACCCTAAAGATATTGCTTCAAGTGCAGGGGTTAGCTTTAGCATTAATCATATTGCCGCTGTTGTTATTCCTGCTACTTTTGGTTTAATTTGGCTTTATGATCATACGTTAGTATTTTATGCGGGTGCATTTATCGCATTACTCTCTTTAGCGGCTAGTCGCTTTGTTAATACTGACAAGTATTCGCCATCAAACGTTTCTGATTAA
- a CDS encoding AraC family transcriptional regulator: MTVSLSIQTKGIWHQKSSNRLYSSLPRSVLPLSAEFKPMTQITSHSHPWSQLSYSCVGVMHIETDAGIFVIPPEQALWLPPGMAHQHFCKNKVSYRSLYFDPVLSEMLGDKVRPLTVDPLLKSLILEISNWSEDYEETEETQRFLLVLLDRLAIAKSNELFMPTIQDKRLFPIIETLNQEPANKLTIEQWALKVGASSRTLNRLFNQNYGMGFSRWKQKLRILKSLELLNSNARLVDIAFELGYESTSAFITAFKKQLGCSPKKYLAT, from the coding sequence ATGACAGTTAGTTTATCAATTCAGACAAAAGGTATATGGCATCAAAAAAGCTCTAACAGGCTTTATTCAAGTTTACCTCGCTCGGTATTACCCTTGTCAGCAGAATTTAAACCTATGACTCAGATCACTAGTCACTCCCACCCGTGGTCACAGCTTTCTTACTCATGTGTTGGTGTTATGCATATTGAAACCGATGCAGGTATTTTTGTTATTCCGCCAGAACAAGCATTGTGGCTGCCACCAGGCATGGCTCATCAACACTTTTGCAAAAATAAAGTCAGTTACCGTAGTTTATATTTCGACCCGGTTTTGAGTGAAATGTTAGGGGATAAAGTACGCCCGTTAACAGTTGACCCTTTATTAAAGTCATTGATATTAGAGATCTCAAACTGGTCTGAAGACTATGAAGAAACGGAAGAGACACAGCGTTTTCTACTGGTATTATTGGACCGCTTAGCAATAGCTAAAAGTAATGAGCTTTTTATGCCAACTATTCAAGATAAAAGACTTTTTCCTATCATTGAAACTTTGAATCAAGAACCCGCAAATAAATTAACTATTGAGCAATGGGCGCTTAAAGTAGGTGCTTCAAGTCGTACCTTGAATAGATTATTTAATCAAAATTATGGCATGGGCTTTAGCCGATGGAAGCAAAAGCTGAGAATATTAAAGTCATTAGAATTACTAAACAGCAATGCGCGACTTGTCGATATTGCTTTTGAGCTAGGTTATGAATCTACATCGGCCTTTATAACCGCCTTTAAAAAACAGTTAGGTTGTTCGCCTAAAAAATATCTTGCGACATAG
- a CDS encoding LysR family transcriptional regulator — MNSLPTESPQSKKSLPSTSMLAAFDAAARTGSFTAAAKDLALTQGAISRQVNALEMQISVNLFHRHKQNISLTEAGKTYAKEVNSALSHIRSATLNLMTNPDGGILNIAILPTFGSRWLMPRLADFLAKHPRITINTVCKLSQFDFSHEDIHCAIHFGKADWSQANCTFLMAEESVPVCSPKLFEQAELAKVDNVCARLINLPLLHIATRPNAWQHWFDEHNVDSTTKEQPKKKTLQDMHFEQFSIVTNAAVAGLGVALLPKFLVESELQRGELQVICNKPQRTDNGYYLVTPNDKLNYAPMVAFTRWLSQVIKSEKPSILNK; from the coding sequence ATGAACTCACTGCCTACTGAAAGTCCTCAATCTAAAAAATCATTACCCAGTACCAGTATGTTGGCCGCCTTTGATGCTGCAGCAAGAACAGGCAGTTTTACTGCGGCAGCAAAAGATTTAGCATTAACGCAAGGGGCTATTAGCCGCCAAGTGAATGCACTAGAGATGCAGATAAGTGTTAATTTATTTCATCGTCATAAACAGAATATATCGCTGACCGAAGCCGGAAAAACCTACGCTAAAGAAGTCAATTCGGCATTAAGTCATATTCGTTCTGCAACACTAAACCTCATGACAAACCCCGATGGTGGCATACTTAATATTGCGATATTACCCACGTTTGGCTCTCGGTGGTTAATGCCAAGACTGGCTGATTTTTTAGCAAAACACCCACGAATCACCATCAATACGGTATGTAAGCTGTCACAATTTGATTTTTCTCATGAGGATATTCATTGCGCTATTCATTTTGGCAAAGCGGATTGGTCGCAAGCCAACTGTACTTTTTTAATGGCCGAAGAAAGCGTACCTGTATGCTCACCTAAATTATTCGAACAGGCTGAATTGGCAAAGGTCGATAATGTTTGTGCCCGTTTAATTAATTTACCGCTATTGCATATCGCAACCCGGCCTAATGCTTGGCAGCACTGGTTTGATGAACATAATGTCGACTCAACAACAAAAGAACAGCCAAAGAAAAAAACACTACAAGACATGCATTTTGAGCAGTTCTCCATAGTAACTAATGCTGCTGTGGCAGGATTAGGCGTGGCCTTATTGCCGAAGTTTTTGGTTGAAAGTGAATTGCAACGTGGTGAGTTACAGGTGATTTGCAATAAACCCCAACGTACCGATAATGGCTATTACTTAGTCACCCCCAATGACAAACTTAACTATGCTCCCATGGTCGCTTTTACCCGCTGGTTATCCCAAGTAATCAAGAGTGAAAAACCCTCTATTCTGAATAAATAA
- a CDS encoding DUF805 domain-containing protein: protein MDYFTGALKKYADFTGRARREEYWMYILIYMIINVVLAVLGLDAISALVGLGLLIPSISIAARRLHDTGRSGWWQLIVLIPIIGLIVLIYFLAQDGHDANDYGVNPKSVTTA from the coding sequence ATGGATTATTTTACAGGCGCACTAAAAAAATATGCTGATTTCACTGGCAGAGCACGCAGAGAAGAGTATTGGATGTACATACTTATTTATATGATCATCAATGTTGTTTTAGCGGTTCTTGGTTTGGATGCCATTTCTGCATTGGTCGGTCTTGGACTACTAATCCCAAGTATTAGCATAGCGGCAAGAAGATTACATGACACTGGCCGTTCTGGATGGTGGCAATTAATAGTATTAATTCCTATCATTGGTTTGATTGTTTTAATCTATTTCTTAGCACAAGATGGACATGATGCGAATGATTATGGTGTTAACCCTAAGTCTGTTACAACCGCATAA
- a CDS encoding YkgJ family cysteine cluster protein yields MKDCNQCGKCCIKYGGEDLSATKEEIDLWEIFNPDIFKYVINNEIWFDPESGARLTSCPFLDIAPKKNPLDPNMYTCSIYLDRPEDCRHYPSLIPEMIRDECEMIEVIDLANPKKAQIKLDIMMEDSRPASFT; encoded by the coding sequence ATGAAAGATTGTAATCAATGCGGAAAATGTTGTATCAAATATGGGGGAGAAGATCTTTCGGCCACAAAAGAAGAAATTGACCTGTGGGAGATATTTAACCCAGATATATTCAAATACGTGATAAACAATGAGATATGGTTCGACCCTGAATCAGGTGCAAGGTTAACAAGTTGTCCTTTTCTCGATATTGCTCCCAAGAAAAATCCGCTCGACCCAAACATGTATACCTGCAGCATTTACTTAGACAGACCAGAAGACTGTCGTCATTACCCTAGTCTTATTCCTGAAATGATTAGAGATGAATGTGAAATGATTGAAGTAATAGATTTAGCTAATCCAAAAAAAGCGCAAATAAAATTAGACATAATGATGGAAGATAGTCGCCCGGCAAGTTTTACTTAA
- a CDS encoding sensor histidine kinase, with amino-acid sequence MNKPDPYRVAYERERKARLLAEHLLDNKTRSLYDNCIKLESTVKALKTTQQQLIQSEKMASIGQLAAGVAHEINNPIGYSISNLSMLSEYVDSFLLLDDFMISNLPALASQDVAQSYQQLREQEDIDYIRGDVKSMMAETGKGLNRVKEIVSNLNKVSHSGSFEKELCDINMLIEESLKVVWNELKYCLTVNKHFTGLPKIYCHPGEINQVLLNMFINAAHATKDKGALDITTGIKQEKGREYLTIEISDQGEGIPQKVINKIFDPFFTTKPVGVGTGLGLSVSFGIIEKHKGKIEVASEENQGTTFTIYLPY; translated from the coding sequence ATGAATAAGCCAGACCCCTATAGAGTTGCCTATGAGCGAGAGCGAAAAGCGAGATTACTTGCTGAGCACTTATTAGATAACAAAACGCGTAGTCTTTATGACAATTGTATTAAGCTTGAGTCAACCGTAAAAGCACTTAAAACAACTCAGCAACAGCTCATACAATCTGAAAAAATGGCCTCTATAGGTCAGCTTGCGGCAGGCGTTGCTCATGAAATAAATAATCCTATAGGTTATTCAATCAGCAACTTATCTATGCTGTCTGAATATGTCGATTCATTTCTTCTGTTAGATGATTTCATGATCTCTAATTTACCTGCATTAGCATCACAAGATGTTGCTCAATCCTATCAACAATTGAGGGAACAAGAAGACATTGATTATATTAGAGGTGATGTAAAATCTATGATGGCTGAAACAGGCAAAGGGCTGAATAGAGTTAAAGAAATCGTTAGTAATTTGAATAAAGTGAGTCACTCTGGCTCTTTTGAAAAAGAGCTTTGCGATATTAATATGCTCATTGAAGAGTCTCTTAAAGTTGTATGGAATGAGTTGAAATATTGCTTAACGGTAAATAAACACTTTACAGGATTACCTAAAATTTATTGTCATCCAGGTGAAATTAACCAAGTGTTGTTGAATATGTTTATAAACGCGGCCCACGCAACAAAAGACAAAGGTGCTTTAGATATAACGACCGGAATTAAGCAGGAGAAGGGAAGGGAGTACCTGACTATTGAAATAAGCGATCAAGGTGAAGGTATACCTCAGAAGGTAATTAATAAAATTTTCGACCCCTTTTTTACCACTAAACCAGTAGGTGTTGGCACCGGATTAGGTTTATCAGTCTCTTTTGGGATTATTGAAAAACACAAAGGTAAAATAGAGGTGGCTAGTGAGGAAAATCAAGGCACTACCTTTACTATTTACTTACCATATTAG
- a CDS encoding heme NO-binding domain-containing protein produces the protein MQGSIYTAFSDMIVEQMGMEQWNELIEQTKPPSHGIYTSGEQYQDSELINMVKALSIKTGIEVDQLIEKFGRYLFKKLYDTSPVDISTIGSLKSFLLAIDNLIHVEVKRLHPKAYLPTFEYETVDDNTLIMYYSSKRKLCHVSIGLIFGAADQFNEKISIAHPECMHHGASRCKLVVTFEGHNE, from the coding sequence ATGCAAGGATCTATATATACAGCATTCTCAGATATGATTGTTGAGCAAATGGGAATGGAGCAGTGGAATGAATTAATTGAACAAACCAAGCCACCGTCACATGGAATATATACAAGCGGAGAGCAATACCAAGACAGTGAACTGATAAACATGGTGAAAGCACTATCGATTAAAACCGGTATTGAAGTTGATCAGTTAATTGAAAAATTTGGCCGATATTTATTTAAAAAATTATACGATACCAGCCCAGTAGACATCTCCACAATAGGTAGCTTAAAGAGCTTTTTACTTGCGATAGATAACCTCATTCATGTCGAAGTAAAACGTCTTCATCCCAAAGCTTATTTACCCACCTTTGAATATGAAACGGTAGATGATAATACCCTTATTATGTATTACAGCTCTAAGCGTAAATTATGTCATGTCAGTATCGGCTTAATTTTTGGTGCCGCGGATCAATTCAATGAAAAAATATCAATAGCGCACCCCGAATGTATGCATCATGGGGCTTCACGTTGTAAATTAGTGGTAACGTTTGAAGGTCACAATGAATAA
- a CDS encoding LysR family transcriptional regulator: MEHDLNDMMVFLAVVETGSFTLAADRLGMPKANVSRKVSRLEKNLAVTLLERSTRSQHLTEAGRRYLAHCKRIHEELDLATASVCELFHSYTGELKIGASVASGQQVLRPALGKFMRQYPDLKVQLNLVNRRVDFIEEGFDVVIRIGQLNDSMLIAKKLGAINRKIFASPSYLAKQGNPDKVEQLTEHQLLIMNPLNISGNKDLKLPLTSTDHETFTLDCQPRLLVDDFSMLKQAIVDGLGIGVLPDYMCRQEVASGQLVNILPDWGMAKVDIYALYPKHRAKIPKVKAFIDFVSELYGEVL; this comes from the coding sequence ATGGAACATGATTTAAATGACATGATGGTTTTCTTAGCCGTCGTTGAGACTGGCAGCTTTACCCTAGCCGCAGACAGGCTTGGTATGCCTAAAGCCAATGTCAGCCGAAAAGTGTCGCGCTTAGAGAAAAACCTTGCCGTTACTTTACTCGAGCGCTCAACACGCTCTCAGCATCTAACTGAAGCAGGGCGCCGTTATTTAGCCCACTGTAAACGCATTCATGAAGAGCTTGATTTAGCGACCGCCTCAGTCTGTGAACTTTTTCATAGCTATACAGGTGAACTAAAAATTGGGGCATCTGTTGCTAGCGGGCAACAAGTCTTAAGGCCAGCACTTGGCAAGTTTATGCGCCAGTATCCAGATCTTAAAGTACAGCTTAACTTAGTGAATAGACGGGTTGATTTTATTGAAGAGGGCTTTGATGTAGTCATTCGCATAGGGCAATTAAATGACTCGATGTTAATTGCAAAAAAGTTGGGTGCCATTAACCGAAAAATATTCGCCAGCCCAAGCTATTTAGCCAAACAAGGTAATCCAGATAAGGTTGAGCAGCTAACCGAGCATCAGTTGCTGATAATGAATCCACTTAATATTTCAGGGAATAAAGACTTAAAGTTACCGTTAACCTCAACGGATCACGAGACATTCACTTTAGATTGTCAGCCACGCTTACTTGTCGATGATTTTTCCATGCTCAAACAAGCTATTGTCGATGGTTTAGGCATAGGGGTGCTCCCTGATTACATGTGTCGTCAAGAAGTGGCTTCAGGTCAATTAGTTAATATACTACCTGACTGGGGCATGGCAAAAGTTGACATTTATGCACTATACCCAAAACATCGAGCAAAAATCCCTAAAGTCAAAGCCTTCATCGATTTTGTGAGTGAACTCTATGGTGAAGTCCTGTAG
- a CDS encoding pirin family protein: protein MQVLSRKSLPLGGFAGLTEHRLVTDRRLFGSRKAPNTFDGIGSFVYLADAQFNPHGETHMHPHKEIDVISIMLTGRVTHEGSLKHGQSLTAGEVQVQRAGGEGFSHNEINPDNTKNRLLQLWVLPEVAGEPAGYKHYPLKAKGVSRIYGGKDSGGQKNQNKTFSSKTTIDIVRLSSGENISFSEEVLAYVSKGTADFSDENNNFSAEDGDLIRSYKTDIIATSDVEIIVVGQG from the coding sequence ATGCAAGTACTCAGCAGAAAATCATTACCTTTAGGCGGTTTTGCCGGTTTAACCGAACACCGCTTAGTAACAGACCGTCGTCTTTTTGGCTCACGTAAAGCGCCTAATACTTTTGATGGTATCGGCAGTTTTGTCTATCTAGCTGACGCACAGTTTAACCCTCATGGTGAAACCCACATGCATCCTCACAAAGAGATTGATGTTATTTCAATCATGCTGACGGGTCGAGTAACTCATGAAGGTTCTTTAAAGCATGGCCAAAGTTTGACCGCAGGTGAAGTACAGGTTCAACGTGCTGGTGGTGAAGGTTTCTCACATAATGAGATAAACCCTGACAACACTAAAAACCGTCTGTTGCAATTGTGGGTATTACCTGAAGTAGCAGGAGAACCGGCTGGTTATAAACATTATCCATTAAAGGCAAAAGGTGTCAGCCGTATTTATGGAGGTAAAGACTCTGGTGGACAAAAAAATCAGAATAAAACTTTTTCCAGCAAAACAACCATAGATATTGTGCGCTTATCATCAGGTGAAAACATTAGCTTTAGCGAAGAGGTATTAGCTTATGTCAGTAAAGGCACCGCTGATTTTTCAGATGAAAATAACAACTTTAGTGCAGAAGATGGCGATTTAATTCGTAGCTATAAAACCGATATTATCGCCACTAGCGATGTAGAAATAATAGTGGTTGGTCAAGGTTAA
- a CDS encoding fumarate hydratase → MAIIKQQDVIDSIEDALQYISYYHPIDFIQALEKAYNKEESTAAKDAIAQILINSRMSAQGKRPICQDTGIVTCFVKVGMEVQWDKTDMTVQQMVDEGTRRAYLNPDNPLRASIVKDPAGKRINTKDNTPAVVHIDMVPGAGLEIMIAAKGGGSENKTKMAMLNPSDSIADWVVKTLPTMGAGWCPPGMLGIGIGGTAEKAGVLAKESLMDPVNIQDLIERGPQNAEEELRLEIFERVNKLGIGAQGLGGLTTVVDVKINSVPTHAASKPVVMIPNCAATRHVHFHLDGSGPADLTPPKLEEWPEITWEVGENVRRVNVDDLGKADISDWKTGETVLLSGTILTGRDAAHKRIQDMLAKGEKLPVDFTDKFIYYVGPVDAIGDEAVGPAGPTTATRMDKFTEMMLAETGLLGTIGKAERGAQTCESIKNHKSVYLMAVGGAAYLVSKAIKKAKVVAFEDMGMEAIYEFVVEDMPVTVAVDSTGESAHVTGPEIWKVKIQEAEDKAKT, encoded by the coding sequence ATGGCCATCATTAAACAACAAGACGTAATCGATAGTATTGAAGATGCATTGCAATATATTTCTTATTATCACCCGATTGATTTTATTCAGGCACTAGAAAAAGCCTATAACAAAGAAGAATCAACGGCGGCGAAAGACGCAATAGCACAAATTTTAATTAACTCACGTATGTCAGCACAGGGTAAACGCCCAATCTGTCAAGATACCGGTATTGTTACCTGTTTTGTTAAAGTAGGTATGGAAGTTCAGTGGGATAAAACTGACATGACCGTACAGCAAATGGTTGATGAAGGTACGCGTCGTGCGTATTTAAATCCTGATAATCCATTACGCGCCTCAATAGTTAAAGACCCAGCAGGAAAGCGTATAAATACTAAAGATAATACGCCGGCCGTTGTTCATATCGACATGGTTCCGGGCGCTGGTCTTGAAATCATGATTGCTGCTAAAGGCGGCGGTAGTGAAAACAAAACTAAAATGGCGATGTTAAACCCATCTGACTCAATTGCTGATTGGGTTGTTAAAACTCTACCTACAATGGGCGCAGGTTGGTGTCCACCAGGAATGTTAGGTATAGGTATTGGTGGTACTGCTGAAAAAGCAGGCGTATTAGCGAAAGAAAGCTTAATGGACCCAGTAAACATTCAAGACTTAATTGAACGTGGTCCACAAAATGCAGAAGAAGAATTACGCCTTGAAATTTTTGAACGTGTAAATAAATTAGGTATTGGCGCGCAAGGTTTAGGTGGTTTAACAACCGTAGTTGATGTGAAAATTAACTCAGTACCAACGCATGCGGCTTCTAAACCTGTTGTTATGATCCCGAATTGTGCCGCTACACGCCATGTACACTTCCACCTTGACGGTTCTGGTCCTGCTGATTTAACGCCACCTAAGCTTGAAGAGTGGCCAGAAATCACCTGGGAAGTTGGTGAAAATGTTCGTCGTGTCAATGTTGATGATTTAGGTAAAGCGGATATTAGCGATTGGAAAACTGGTGAAACTGTTTTACTTAGCGGTACCATCTTAACGGGTCGTGATGCTGCGCATAAACGTATTCAAGATATGTTAGCTAAGGGCGAAAAACTGCCGGTAGACTTTACTGACAAGTTTATTTATTACGTAGGCCCTGTAGATGCCATTGGTGATGAAGCGGTTGGTCCTGCGGGCCCTACAACAGCAACACGTATGGATAAATTTACTGAGATGATGTTAGCTGAGACAGGTCTTTTAGGCACAATCGGTAAAGCCGAACGTGGTGCTCAAACTTGTGAAAGCATTAAAAACCATAAGTCTGTGTACTTAATGGCTGTCGGTGGTGCTGCTTACCTTGTATCAAAAGCAATCAAAAAAGCGAAAGTGGTTGCCTTTGAAGACATGGGTATGGAAGCTATCTATGAATTTGTAGTAGAAGACATGCCAGTCACTGTTGCTGTTGATAGCACCGGCGAATCTGCTCATGTAACAGGCCCTGAAATTTGGAAAGTTAAAATCCAAGAAGCTGAAGACAAAGCAAAGACTTAA